Proteins found in one Solitalea lacus genomic segment:
- a CDS encoding DUF2231 domain-containing protein: MNQAHWHLVLNHFPIVGTFFSILLLFAGIVLKNPGLKRSGLVLFVLTGILAIPAFLTGEGAEEVLKNKRLTDENLVEQHEELGEIAMWTFGITGLLALVTLILDIKQKAAAKYFALLTLIISLANGVLLKNVGTSGGEIRHIEIRTNRPDTTIHSKQNQKQETGQGKDED, from the coding sequence ATGAATCAAGCTCATTGGCACCTTGTACTTAACCACTTCCCAATAGTGGGAACTTTTTTTAGTATTTTACTGCTTTTTGCCGGCATTGTCCTTAAAAATCCCGGCTTAAAACGTTCTGGTTTAGTACTTTTTGTTCTTACAGGTATTCTTGCTATTCCAGCATTTCTCACCGGAGAGGGTGCTGAGGAAGTTTTAAAAAACAAGCGGTTAACTGACGAAAATTTGGTAGAACAACACGAGGAACTCGGAGAGATTGCGATGTGGACATTTGGGATAACAGGTTTACTTGCCCTAGTGACACTTATACTTGATATAAAACAGAAAGCTGCAGCAAAGTATTTCGCGCTGCTCACCTTAATCATTAGCTTGGCCAATGGTGTTTTACTGAAAAACGTGGGAACAAGTGGAGGGGAAATCAGGCATATTGAAATTAGAACAAATAGACCGGATACGACAATCCATAGCAAACAAAATCAAAAACAAGAAACAGGACAAGGAAAGGATGAGGATTAA
- a CDS encoding 2-hydroxyacid dehydrogenase, producing the protein MKTIFFSTKAFERQYLENANTAMHELKMVEEALSLKTVDLAKGYSVVCIFAGDDASAPVIEKLHENGVRFIAIRATGYDNVDIQSATKLGIRVTNVPDYSPYAIAEHAVGLMLALSRKLPLANDQVHQYNFKVDNLIGFDLHHKTVGIIGTGQIGSVAAKILYGFGCSLLGFDIQENKELTELYDLHYVDLNTLCRLSDIITIHVPLNEQTEYLIDEALITTMKKGVMLINTARGAVVNTADVIAGLENGQIGYFGADVYEKERGLFFFDFFEKKFDDKMLKKLLSFKNVLLTPHQAFATKEALYNIATTTFYNIDCWGLEQKSQNELQVNEQVLK; encoded by the coding sequence ATGAAAACCATCTTTTTTAGCACCAAAGCCTTTGAACGCCAATACCTTGAAAACGCCAATACGGCCATGCATGAGCTAAAAATGGTGGAAGAGGCGCTTTCGCTTAAAACGGTTGATTTAGCCAAGGGCTATTCTGTGGTTTGTATATTTGCTGGAGATGATGCTTCAGCTCCTGTAATTGAAAAATTGCATGAGAATGGCGTGCGGTTTATTGCCATTCGGGCCACTGGCTATGATAATGTGGATATTCAAAGTGCCACAAAGCTGGGAATAAGAGTGACCAATGTGCCTGATTATTCACCCTACGCCATAGCCGAACATGCTGTAGGGCTGATGCTAGCGCTGAGTAGAAAATTGCCATTAGCCAATGATCAGGTACACCAATACAATTTTAAAGTGGATAACCTCATCGGTTTTGATCTGCATCATAAAACGGTTGGTATAATAGGAACAGGACAAATAGGCAGTGTAGCAGCAAAAATTCTTTATGGGTTTGGATGCTCTCTTTTAGGGTTCGATATTCAGGAAAACAAGGAGCTGACTGAACTGTATGACCTGCACTATGTTGATCTTAATACACTTTGTCGCTTATCCGATATCATCACTATTCATGTTCCCTTGAATGAACAAACCGAATACCTGATTGATGAAGCACTTATAACAACTATGAAGAAAGGTGTAATGCTGATCAATACGGCAAGGGGCGCGGTGGTAAATACAGCAGATGTAATTGCGGGTCTTGAAAATGGTCAGATCGGCTATTTTGGTGCAGATGTATACGAGAAAGAAAGGGGCCTTTTCTTTTTTGACTTCTTTGAGAAGAAATTTGATGATAAAATGCTGAAAAAGTTATTGAGTTTTAAGAATGTTCTGCTCACCCCTCACCAAGCATTTGCAACGAAAGAAGCCTTGTATAACATTGCTACCACTACTTTTTATAACATTGATTGCTGGGGACTTGAACAAAAATCACAAAATGAATTGCAAGTAAATGAGCAGGTCTTAAAATAA
- a CDS encoding ABC transporter ATP-binding protein, with the protein MNTIVIETKDLCKTYEDVVPVKAVDHINLTIEDDEFTAVVGPSGSGKTTLLNLIGGLDRPTSGSIKVNGIELNNLSENQLIDFRLKNIGFVFQSFNLIPVLTAKENTEFIMLLQKKPKKIRDQRVEALLEEVGLGDKMDSRPAQLSGGQQQRVAVARAMASKPDFVLADEPTANLDGKSASNLLDIMARLNREEGVTFIFSTHDQRVIDRARRVITLEDGKIVSDEKRG; encoded by the coding sequence ATGAACACTATTGTAATAGAAACAAAAGACCTCTGCAAAACCTATGAGGACGTTGTTCCGGTAAAGGCGGTAGATCATATTAATCTTACCATTGAAGATGATGAATTTACCGCCGTAGTTGGCCCTTCGGGTTCAGGAAAAACAACCTTACTGAATCTGATCGGTGGATTGGACAGACCTACTTCCGGCAGTATTAAAGTGAACGGCATTGAACTGAACAATCTCTCAGAAAATCAGCTGATTGATTTTCGACTGAAAAACATTGGTTTTGTTTTTCAGAGCTTTAACCTTATTCCTGTGCTTACGGCAAAGGAGAATACGGAATTTATTATGCTGCTGCAGAAGAAACCGAAGAAAATACGCGATCAACGAGTTGAAGCACTATTAGAAGAGGTTGGCTTAGGAGATAAAATGGATAGCCGACCGGCACAGCTGTCCGGTGGGCAACAGCAGAGGGTTGCGGTAGCCAGAGCAATGGCATCCAAACCCGACTTTGTTTTGGCTGACGAGCCTACCGCCAACCTGGATGGTAAATCAGCATCTAACCTGCTCGATATTATGGCTAGGCTGAATCGTGAAGAAGGAGTAACTTTTATATTCTCCACGCACGACCAACGTGTGATCGACAGGGCCAGGCGCGTAATTACCCTTGAAGATGGCAAGATCGTTTCTGATGAGAAGCGCGGTTAA
- a CDS encoding ABC transporter permease, with product MLLKIAWRNIWRNKVRSLIVIIALALGLWAGIFASAFVNGMMKQKINSVIGLEISHLQFHQKDFLNDFQVKQYLKNGFSIRKELLKDPLVKAVATRTVSLMMISSAKGSGGVKVVGISPEEEKLVTGLHGKMIEGDYFKGAQRNPILISKVIAEKYKVGLRSKVVLTFQDVDGEITASAFRVVGIYDTGNKMYDDQNVFVKIDDIQKLLRIGSGVHELAVLLKEDEPAESMALKYQKKYRNLEVLSWMDLSSGMRYMIETIKMYTVYVVGILLLALLFSIVNTMLMTVLERVREIGMLMAIGMTKSQVFGMIMLETMFLVIVGGPLGLLLAKVSITYFGKAGINLGNAAYGNLGYSNIVFPTLSAVEYLKVTVMVLIMALIAAIYPASKALNLKPVEAIRKI from the coding sequence ATGTTGTTAAAGATAGCCTGGCGAAATATATGGAGAAATAAAGTTCGGAGCCTAATCGTCATAATTGCTCTGGCACTTGGATTATGGGCAGGCATTTTTGCTTCAGCCTTTGTCAATGGCATGATGAAACAAAAAATTAACAGTGTAATAGGGTTGGAAATTTCACACTTACAGTTTCATCAAAAAGATTTTCTGAATGATTTTCAGGTAAAACAATACCTGAAAAATGGGTTTTCTATCAGAAAAGAATTACTGAAAGACCCATTAGTAAAAGCTGTGGCCACCCGCACGGTAAGTCTGATGATGATTAGTTCAGCAAAAGGATCAGGAGGGGTGAAAGTGGTGGGCATTTCACCGGAAGAAGAAAAATTAGTAACCGGTTTGCATGGAAAAATGATCGAGGGTGATTACTTCAAAGGAGCCCAGCGCAACCCGATTCTGATCAGCAAAGTTATTGCTGAAAAATACAAAGTAGGGTTGCGATCAAAAGTTGTGCTCACTTTTCAGGATGTGGATGGAGAAATTACCGCAAGCGCATTTCGGGTTGTGGGAATATACGATACCGGCAATAAAATGTACGATGACCAGAATGTATTTGTGAAAATAGATGATATTCAAAAATTACTGAGAATAGGAAGCGGCGTACATGAGTTGGCTGTACTACTCAAAGAAGATGAACCTGCTGAAAGCATGGCACTGAAGTATCAAAAAAAGTACCGTAACCTGGAAGTACTGTCATGGATGGATCTTTCTTCAGGGATGCGCTACATGATCGAAACCATAAAAATGTATACGGTATATGTTGTAGGTATCCTTTTGTTGGCATTGCTTTTCAGTATTGTTAATACCATGCTGATGACTGTATTGGAACGGGTACGAGAAATCGGGATGCTTATGGCCATCGGCATGACGAAATCTCAGGTATTTGGAATGATCATGCTGGAAACTATGTTTCTGGTTATTGTCGGAGGTCCGCTCGGTTTGCTTCTTGCAAAGGTTTCCATTACTTATTTTGGAAAGGCAGGTATCAATCTGGGCAATGCTGCTTATGGTAATCTTGGCTATTCTAATATTGTTTTTCCGACACTCTCCGCCGTGGAGTATTTGAAAGTTACTGTGATGGTTTTGATAATGGCCCTGATAGCTGCAATTTATCCTGCAAGCAAAGCCCTTAATCTAAAACCCGTTGAAGCAATCCGAAAAATATGA
- a CDS encoding ABC transporter permease, with protein sequence MMYLKLAWRNIWRNRRRTLITMASVFFAVMLSTLLMSLKEGTYSNMIDSMIGSYTGLGQVHAKGYWEEKSLDYSFEANEAFRSKIENTSGIKTILKRLEGVAMAASKDVTKVATVVGIDVKKESVVNKLNERVFSGVYLLPDDKAVMIGSGLAEYLNLRVNDTIVLLGQGYQGVSAAGKYPIKAIVKFGSPQLSKQLVFMPIKEVQWFYGMEGMINNLILHFDDSDDSKRVMKELRGKLGDEYEVMSWQELMPELENMIKTDKAEGYVFMFILYMVVSFGIFGTILMMLSERQREFGVLVSVGMKRLKLAIIVWLEVIVISLAGAIMGIIGALPVCYYFFANPVELGGELKEMTEEYGMEAVLRSSIEPSMFIQQASVILMISCFISIYPFIKLVRLDVINAIRS encoded by the coding sequence ATGATGTACCTCAAGTTGGCATGGAGAAACATATGGCGCAACAGGCGCAGAACCCTGATCACCATGGCTTCTGTTTTCTTCGCAGTTATGCTTTCCACTCTGTTGATGAGCTTAAAGGAGGGTACTTACTCCAACATGATCGATTCGATGATTGGCTCTTATACCGGCTTAGGTCAGGTTCATGCTAAAGGTTATTGGGAAGAAAAATCGCTTGATTACAGTTTTGAAGCCAATGAAGCATTTAGGTCGAAAATTGAAAATACTTCCGGTATCAAAACCATCCTTAAAAGACTGGAGGGTGTTGCAATGGCTGCTTCAAAGGATGTTACAAAAGTAGCAACCGTGGTGGGAATTGATGTAAAGAAGGAAAGTGTAGTAAATAAATTAAATGAGCGTGTTTTTTCGGGTGTGTATTTACTTCCTGATGATAAAGCGGTGATGATTGGCTCCGGCTTGGCAGAATATTTAAATCTGAGAGTTAACGATACAATTGTTTTGTTGGGACAAGGATATCAGGGGGTAAGCGCCGCAGGAAAATATCCAATAAAGGCCATAGTAAAGTTCGGCTCTCCCCAACTAAGCAAACAATTGGTATTTATGCCGATAAAAGAGGTACAATGGTTTTACGGAATGGAGGGTATGATCAACAACCTTATCCTACATTTTGATGATTCGGATGATTCAAAACGCGTAATGAAAGAGCTGCGAGGCAAGCTTGGTGACGAATATGAAGTGATGAGCTGGCAGGAATTGATGCCGGAGCTTGAGAATATGATCAAAACGGATAAGGCGGAAGGATATGTGTTTATGTTCATCCTTTATATGGTGGTTTCCTTCGGGATTTTTGGAACCATACTGATGATGCTCTCCGAACGGCAAAGAGAATTTGGTGTATTGGTTTCTGTAGGAATGAAACGATTGAAATTAGCAATAATTGTTTGGCTGGAAGTTATAGTAATATCATTAGCTGGAGCGATAATGGGAATTATCGGTGCTTTACCGGTTTGCTATTATTTCTTTGCCAATCCCGTTGAATTGGGAGGAGAATTAAAGGAAATGACAGAAGAATATGGCATGGAAGCCGTGCTACGCTCCTCCATAGAGCCATCGATGTTCATTCAACAGGCATCGGTAATTCTGATGATTTCATGCTTTATTTCAATCTATCCATTTATTAAATTGGTACGGTTGGATGTTATAAACGCAATAAGAAGCTGA
- a CDS encoding outer membrane lipoprotein-sorting protein — translation MRIIISQILLFICISANAQTAKEIIQKAEENARGVKTSQSNITITIVRPKWTRDMSLKTWSKGQKYSLILITDPVKEKGNTFLKRDKEIWYWVPAIERTIKMPPSMMMQSWMGTDFTNDDLVRESSTVNDYTHRIVSEESIDGRNCYKIELTSKPDAPVVWGKINVWIDKKDFIQLRAEMFDEDGQLINVMLSSELKNIGGRLLPTIMELIPQDKKGHKTIMKILFMEFDKPISDDFFTIQNMKKVK, via the coding sequence TTGAGAATAATTATCAGTCAGATCCTGTTGTTCATTTGCATCAGTGCAAATGCGCAAACTGCTAAAGAAATCATCCAAAAGGCAGAAGAAAATGCCAGAGGTGTTAAAACATCTCAGAGTAATATTACCATTACCATTGTCCGACCAAAATGGACAAGGGATATGAGTTTGAAAACTTGGAGCAAGGGGCAGAAATACAGTTTGATTTTGATTACGGATCCAGTGAAAGAAAAAGGCAATACATTTCTAAAACGAGATAAGGAGATATGGTACTGGGTTCCGGCTATTGAAAGAACTATAAAAATGCCTCCGAGTATGATGATGCAGAGTTGGATGGGAACAGACTTTACCAATGATGATCTGGTACGGGAATCTTCCACTGTGAATGATTACACTCATAGAATTGTTTCGGAGGAAAGCATTGACGGAAGGAACTGTTATAAAATAGAATTAACCTCTAAGCCTGATGCTCCGGTGGTTTGGGGGAAAATCAATGTTTGGATTGATAAGAAAGATTTTATCCAGTTGCGTGCCGAGATGTTTGATGAAGACGGACAACTGATCAATGTAATGCTATCGTCAGAATTAAAAAATATAGGTGGAAGGTTACTGCCAACCATCATGGAACTCATTCCACAGGATAAAAAAGGGCATAAAACCATCATGAAAATCCTTTTCATGGAGTTTGACAAGCCTATTAGCGATGATTTTTTCACTATACAAAACATGAAGAAGGTTAAATGA
- the ftsH gene encoding ATP-dependent zinc metalloprotease FtsH codes for MPQKRKNIKVNPPDNKIPINWLTWFYMGAGVFLVISLLFNNPGTKEVNWQEFEQNFLSKNAVDRIIIVNREQAEIFLKKELINDPSFKEVLQPRFSKEATSGPHYIMNIGSVETFERKLEQAQSKLKIKEIPVNYITKNNSFWNLLSWLMPLVVLFVLWSYMFRRSVGGGPGGGSSLFSFGKSTATLLDKENKSSVTFDEVAGLEEAKMEVKEVVDFLKNPNAFTKLGAKIPKGVILVGPPGTGKTLLAKAVAGEARVPFFNISGSEFVEMFVGVGASRVRDLFKQAKEKTPCIVFIDEIDAIGRSRSRNTIFTGANDERESTLNQLLTEMDGFGTNSGVIVLAATNRADMLDPALLRPGRFDRHIYLELPNQKEREEIFKVHLRPLKLNDAIDVHFLAMQTPGFSGADIANICNEAALIGARRKKEKVDKQDFLDAIDRVVAGLEKKSKIISPEEKKIIAYHEAGHALVSWLLKSVDPLIKVSIIPRGKSLGAAWYLPEERQLKTATQFKEHLCATLGGRAAEEIMFGEVSSGALDDLEKVTKEAYMMVAYYGFNEKLGNISFYDSTGQLETGFQKPYSEETGKLIDEEVRKLVNDSYEQSKLILHENKKTLTKIAELLLQKEIIYKEDLEKIIGKRAIDITA; via the coding sequence ATGCCACAAAAACGTAAAAATATTAAGGTCAATCCACCGGACAATAAAATTCCTATAAACTGGCTTACATGGTTTTACATGGGGGCAGGGGTGTTTTTAGTGATTTCACTTTTGTTCAACAATCCCGGAACCAAGGAGGTTAATTGGCAAGAATTTGAACAAAACTTCCTGAGTAAAAATGCGGTTGATAGAATCATCATTGTAAACCGTGAGCAAGCGGAAATATTTTTAAAAAAAGAATTAATCAACGATCCATCCTTTAAAGAAGTATTACAACCTCGATTTAGTAAAGAAGCCACATCTGGGCCTCATTACATCATGAACATCGGTTCAGTGGAAACTTTTGAACGAAAACTTGAGCAAGCTCAATCTAAACTAAAAATCAAGGAAATCCCGGTTAACTATATCACTAAAAACAACTCATTCTGGAACCTATTGTCTTGGCTGATGCCTTTGGTTGTCTTATTTGTTCTATGGTCGTACATGTTCAGAAGATCAGTCGGAGGAGGGCCAGGGGGAGGCTCATCGCTTTTTTCATTTGGAAAGTCGACGGCAACACTACTGGATAAAGAAAACAAGAGTTCAGTCACTTTTGATGAGGTGGCAGGGTTGGAAGAGGCAAAAATGGAGGTTAAAGAGGTGGTTGATTTTTTAAAAAATCCTAATGCTTTTACCAAACTGGGAGCCAAAATACCCAAAGGCGTAATTTTAGTGGGCCCGCCTGGTACAGGTAAAACCTTGCTGGCAAAAGCCGTAGCTGGCGAAGCCAGAGTGCCATTTTTTAATATATCAGGTTCTGAATTTGTTGAGATGTTTGTTGGGGTAGGAGCTTCGCGTGTACGTGATTTATTTAAACAAGCCAAGGAAAAAACACCCTGCATTGTTTTCATTGATGAAATTGATGCCATAGGGAGGTCGCGAAGCAGAAATACCATTTTCACCGGTGCCAACGATGAACGGGAAAGCACCCTTAACCAGTTGTTGACCGAGATGGATGGATTTGGTACCAACAGTGGGGTAATAGTATTAGCGGCAACCAACCGGGCAGATATGCTTGATCCGGCATTGCTTCGTCCCGGCCGTTTCGACAGACATATTTACCTGGAACTTCCTAACCAAAAAGAAAGGGAAGAAATTTTTAAGGTACATCTTCGTCCGTTAAAATTAAATGATGCCATTGATGTTCATTTTTTGGCCATGCAGACACCTGGTTTTTCCGGAGCTGATATTGCCAATATTTGTAATGAAGCGGCCTTAATTGGCGCTCGGCGGAAGAAAGAAAAGGTTGATAAACAGGATTTCCTTGATGCCATTGACAGGGTGGTTGCCGGTCTCGAAAAGAAAAGCAAGATCATCTCCCCGGAAGAAAAGAAAATCATTGCTTACCACGAAGCCGGCCATGCATTGGTGAGCTGGCTACTAAAATCGGTCGATCCATTGATAAAGGTGTCTATAATTCCAAGAGGAAAATCATTAGGTGCAGCCTGGTATTTACCTGAAGAGCGACAATTAAAAACAGCGACACAATTTAAGGAGCATCTGTGTGCCACTCTTGGCGGTAGGGCAGCCGAAGAAATCATGTTCGGGGAGGTTTCATCGGGCGCTTTGGATGACCTGGAAAAAGTTACCAAAGAAGCTTACATGATGGTGGCTTATTACGGATTCAATGAAAAATTAGGAAACATCAGCTTTTACGATTCTACCGGTCAGCTAGAAACAGGTTTTCAAAAACCTTATAGTGAAGAAACCGGCAAATTGATTGATGAAGAAGTGCGTAAACTGGTTAATGATTCGTACGAGCAATCTAAATTGATCTTACATGAGAATAAAAAAACTCTAACCAAAATCGCCGAGCTCTTACTTCAAAAGGAAATAATTTATAAAGAAGACCTTGAAAAAATAATCGGTAAAAGAGCCATAGATATAACGGCTTAA
- a CDS encoding universal stress protein: MKKILLAFDGQHFSESAFDFAYHLHTMQPALLTGAFLSHKDYTTVWQYGVPGGAAVLPTWGLEDEDEKVAEKNIHHFETLCQNNGIDFRVHNDLGAYALYEISKESRFADLMIIGSELFYENIGRIQPNDYMKYALRDTECPVILVPEEKFKFPDNIVLAYDGSESSVYAIKQFTYLFPEWCKKRTILVYVGEGNEIPSQIYIEELAARHFSNLTLFKMDVSPRNHFITWLADQKNPLLVTGAFGRGGLNEFFRKSFITDIIRDYKTPVFIAHK, encoded by the coding sequence ATGAAAAAGATCCTTTTAGCTTTTGATGGACAACATTTTTCTGAAAGCGCTTTTGACTTTGCATATCATTTGCATACTATGCAACCTGCATTATTAACGGGTGCTTTTTTAAGTCATAAAGACTACACTACTGTTTGGCAATATGGGGTACCTGGTGGAGCTGCTGTTTTACCAACTTGGGGGCTGGAGGATGAAGATGAAAAAGTGGCAGAAAAAAATATTCACCATTTTGAAACACTCTGCCAGAATAACGGGATCGATTTTCGGGTACACAACGATTTAGGAGCATATGCTTTGTATGAAATAAGCAAGGAGAGCCGTTTTGCTGATTTAATGATCATAGGAAGTGAACTTTTTTATGAGAACATCGGCAGAATTCAGCCAAATGACTACATGAAATATGCGCTGCGCGATACCGAATGTCCTGTAATTCTAGTGCCCGAAGAAAAATTTAAATTCCCTGATAACATTGTCCTTGCCTATGATGGCAGTGAATCTTCTGTTTATGCCATCAAACAGTTTACCTATTTATTTCCTGAATGGTGCAAAAAGAGAACTATTTTGGTGTATGTAGGTGAAGGAAATGAAATTCCGAGTCAAATTTACATCGAAGAGTTGGCTGCACGGCATTTCAGCAACCTGACTTTATTTAAGATGGATGTTAGTCCAAGAAACCATTTTATTACCTGGCTTGCCGATCAAAAGAATCCTTTGTTGGTAACAGGCGCTTTTGGACGAGGAGGGCTTAATGAGTTTTTCAGAAAAAGTTTTATCACCGATATCATAAGAGATTATAAAACACCTGTTTTTATTGCGCATAAGTAA
- a CDS encoding zinc ribbon domain-containing protein, which produces MEKNFCQSCSMPLDAPELLGTEHDGSKSAEFCKFCYENGEFTNPDMTLDEMRECIIEQMEKECIPTDIIETAVNRLQHLKRWKSKSFEV; this is translated from the coding sequence ATGGAAAAGAACTTTTGCCAGAGTTGCAGTATGCCATTAGATGCTCCTGAACTATTGGGTACAGAGCATGATGGCTCAAAAAGTGCGGAGTTCTGCAAATTTTGCTACGAAAATGGAGAATTCACGAATCCGGATATGACATTGGATGAAATGAGGGAATGTATTATTGAGCAAATGGAAAAAGAGTGTATCCCTACTGATATTATTGAAACTGCTGTTAATAGATTGCAACATTTAAAACGCTGGAAAAGTAAGTCATTTGAAGTATGA
- a CDS encoding phosphoribosyltransferase: protein MYIDRLDAGEKLVKHLRKYQNDPGVVLAVPRGGVPIAYVVAKELGFPLNLLLAKKIGHPHNKEYAIGAVSLTDSYIVPHENVPEGYIELETERIRKKLREIHKKFMGDTEPVPLKDKTVIVIDDGIATGNTLMAAIGIIIKQEPAKVIIAVPVATQSAIQKLARLVDEIICPLIPSNFWGVGAFYENFEQVSDKEVIYYLNKLRAELGQPELPLN from the coding sequence ATGTATATAGATAGATTGGATGCCGGCGAAAAATTGGTAAAACACTTAAGGAAATATCAAAATGATCCAGGTGTTGTATTAGCTGTACCCAGAGGAGGTGTGCCAATTGCTTATGTAGTTGCTAAAGAATTAGGCTTTCCCTTAAATCTTTTGCTCGCAAAAAAAATTGGCCACCCCCATAATAAAGAATATGCGATAGGTGCTGTAAGTTTAACCGACAGTTATATTGTACCGCATGAGAATGTTCCGGAAGGATACATAGAACTGGAAACCGAACGCATACGTAAGAAATTGCGGGAGATACATAAAAAATTTATGGGCGATACCGAACCCGTGCCTTTGAAAGATAAAACGGTAATTGTGATTGACGATGGTATTGCTACAGGGAATACGTTGATGGCCGCCATCGGTATTATCATAAAGCAAGAACCTGCCAAAGTGATTATTGCAGTGCCGGTAGCTACACAGAGTGCAATTCAAAAATTAGCTCGCCTGGTTGATGAAATAATTTGTCCGCTTATTCCAAGTAATTTTTGGGGCGTTGGAGCTTTTTATGAAAACTTTGAACAGGTAAGCGATAAAGAGGTAATATATTACTTGAATAAACTCCGGGCGGAATTAGGACAACCCGAATTGCCCTTGAATTGA
- a CDS encoding dienelactone hydrolase family protein, which yields MALRYNNEVKIPVGRVVLTGDLSIPINALSIVIFSHGSGSSRFSPRNKMVAEHLQRKNIGSLLFDLLTEEEDELYQNRFDIELLTKRLISATEWLETLPDAKNCRLGYFGASTGAASALKATARLPQIGAVVSRGGRPDLAMEDLDKVDAPTLLIVGSRDYDVLRLNEEAYKKISGVKKLEIVEGATHLFEERGTMEEVVDLATDWFQKYLQKFSFVSR from the coding sequence ATGGCCTTGCGATATAATAATGAAGTAAAAATTCCTGTAGGAAGAGTTGTTCTCACAGGAGATTTAAGCATTCCTATTAATGCATTGTCGATTGTGATTTTTTCACATGGCAGTGGTAGTAGTCGCTTCAGTCCACGCAATAAAATGGTAGCAGAGCATTTACAGAGAAAAAACATAGGCTCTTTATTATTTGATCTGTTAACAGAGGAGGAAGATGAGCTTTATCAAAACAGGTTTGATATTGAGTTGCTCACCAAACGATTAATCAGCGCTACGGAATGGCTGGAAACTTTGCCTGATGCAAAGAATTGCAGGTTAGGATATTTTGGTGCCAGTACAGGTGCTGCCTCGGCACTGAAGGCTACAGCTCGTTTACCTCAAATTGGTGCGGTGGTATCACGGGGAGGTCGCCCTGATTTGGCCATGGAAGACCTTGACAAAGTGGATGCACCTACTTTACTGATTGTAGGCAGCCGAGATTACGATGTGCTGCGCCTGAATGAAGAAGCCTATAAAAAGATAAGCGGAGTAAAGAAACTGGAAATAGTGGAGGGTGCTACCCATTTATTTGAAGAAAGAGGCACAATGGAGGAAGTAGTTGACCTTGCGACTGACTGGTTTCAAAAATATTTACAAAAGTTTTCATTCGTAAGCAGGTAA